A stretch of the Methanobacterium veterum genome encodes the following:
- a CDS encoding AAA family ATPase gives MKFNNVTPDSYIVEKKMPTSQNGPKKEAKVVVLQSVGYPFLCNLVESPKIEIVNKELFELYAREQWEGYEVCEGSFLFDQKLLPDYAFKIIKAHPNNSKITENTSIFLMENEENEEIKKIETNVKMDDVIGQERAKTKCKIIMKYLQEPEKFKEWAPRNVLFYGQPGTGKTMLAKSLSNELKVPLFLIKATRLIGEHVGDGARQIHELFEAASQSSPSVIFIDEMDAIGLDRKYQSLRGDVSEVVNALLTEMDGIDQNYGVVTIGATNNPHLLDFAIRSRFEEEIEFEIPNKDQRQSMLENYIKTMPVEMKVDVKRLANVSKGMSGRDIKERLLKTALHKAISEDTDSVTWDHVEYALNLYKNEKNEPKHMFA, from the coding sequence GTGAAATTTAACAATGTAACGCCTGATTCATATATAGTAGAGAAAAAAATGCCAACAAGTCAAAACGGGCCTAAAAAAGAAGCCAAAGTTGTTGTCCTGCAGTCAGTTGGCTATCCATTCCTATGTAATCTGGTTGAAAGCCCAAAGATAGAGATAGTTAATAAAGAACTTTTTGAACTCTATGCAAGGGAACAATGGGAAGGTTATGAAGTTTGCGAAGGCTCTTTTCTCTTTGATCAAAAATTATTACCGGATTACGCATTTAAAATAATAAAGGCCCATCCAAATAATTCCAAAATAACTGAAAATACCTCAATATTCCTTATGGAAAATGAAGAAAATGAGGAAATCAAAAAAATAGAAACCAACGTCAAAATGGATGATGTAATTGGCCAGGAACGTGCAAAAACAAAATGTAAGATAATAATGAAATACCTGCAGGAGCCTGAGAAATTTAAAGAATGGGCACCTCGAAATGTATTATTCTATGGGCAACCAGGAACAGGGAAAACAATGCTTGCAAAATCCCTCTCCAACGAGCTTAAGGTTCCATTATTCCTTATAAAAGCCACAAGGCTTATAGGAGAACATGTTGGGGATGGCGCAAGGCAAATACACGAGCTTTTTGAAGCTGCATCCCAATCATCCCCTTCAGTCATATTTATAGATGAAATGGATGCTATTGGACTAGATAGAAAATACCAGTCCCTTCGTGGAGACGTTTCAGAGGTTGTAAATGCATTACTCACCGAAATGGATGGAATAGACCAGAATTACGGTGTAGTAACCATAGGTGCGACAAACAATCCCCATCTGCTTGATTTTGCAATAAGGAGCCGTTTTGAAGAAGAAATAGAATTTGAAATCCCAAATAAAGACCAGAGACAAAGCATGCTCGAAAATTATATAAAAACCATGCCTGTTGAAATGAAAGTAGACGTCAAAAGGCTGGCAAATGTGAGTAAAGGTATGTCTGGAAGGGATATAAAAGAGAGGTTGTTAAAAACAGCACTCCATAAAGCAATTTCTGAAGATACCGATTCTGTAACATGGGACCATGTAGAATATGCTCTGAATTTATATAAAAACGAAAAAAATGAACCAAAACACATGTTCGCTTAA
- a CDS encoding DUF4013 domain-containing protein produces MKMREILIDSAKYPLLNLKSLFSLGFLILIGSFLLSRYFDSNQLFGYKLGITGTIIIILLSFLLLAITTILESGYTFKIIEKSLTGAKKPPKLNNFISMFKHGINEIIIAIIYFLIPLIIFIVILDAVFTQINFGLPSFPENIVIMLIILLAFLLFIFDVLFTVAIPHMAFKGGSFVEAFKLIEISKKIKQIGLKKLLVGYIIVILGLVAVGWPILQEIIESANIFGFVIAELIIAPYILIFYARFTALIYNSHLSQNKD; encoded by the coding sequence ATGAAAATGCGTGAAATACTAATAGATTCAGCAAAATATCCATTACTAAATTTAAAATCACTTTTTTCACTTGGATTTTTGATTTTAATTGGCAGTTTTTTGTTGAGCAGATATTTTGATTCTAACCAGCTTTTCGGATACAAACTAGGTATCACTGGCACAATAATTATTATTTTACTGAGTTTTTTGTTATTAGCTATTACAACTATATTGGAATCAGGTTACACTTTTAAAATTATCGAAAAAAGCTTAACTGGGGCTAAAAAGCCTCCCAAATTAAATAATTTCATCTCTATGTTTAAACATGGGATTAATGAAATAATTATAGCAATTATATATTTTTTAATACCGCTTATTATTTTCATTGTGATTTTAGATGCAGTATTTACTCAAATAAACTTTGGACTACCATCATTTCCCGAAAATATCGTAATTATGCTTATAATCCTTTTAGCATTCTTATTATTCATTTTTGATGTATTATTTACTGTAGCAATACCCCATATGGCCTTTAAAGGAGGTTCATTCGTAGAAGCATTTAAATTGATCGAAATATCTAAAAAAATTAAGCAGATAGGTTTAAAAAAACTATTAGTTGGATATATAATTGTAATTTTAGGATTAGTGGCAGTTGGATGGCCAATACTGCAAGAAATAATAGAATCCGCAAATATATTTGGTTTTGTAATTGCAGAGCTCATAATTGCCCCTTATATCCTGATATTTTATGCAAGATTTACTGCGCTCATATATAACTCCCATCTTTCTCAAAACAAGGATTAA
- a CDS encoding trans-sulfuration enzyme family protein, which yields MKFNTKSVHSGRQPCPATGAISTPIWQTSNFIFDDLGKPKEHDYTRTSNPTRKALEDALAALEGGNAGFAFASGMAAITTAIHFLKAGDHVIVCDDCYGGTYRLFSEIMTKFGLEFTFLRLDNEEKILDAVKPNTKLIWTETPSNPLLNITDLEMISKIAKEHDILTLTDNTFSSPYFLRPIEFGIDLVLHSTTKYVNGHCDVIGGAIVTTTDKLAEDVHFQLNGLGTGEAPFDAWLVLRGLKTLPLRMEKHASNAIAVAEYLQDHPKVSKVFYPGLPSHKGHEIAKRQMKGFGGVVSFKTNSNIGTFLRGLNLFALAESLGGADSLVEHAASMSHASMGEEGRKNAGITDDLIRLSIGLEDTDDLIEDLDKALSRA from the coding sequence ATGAAGTTTAACACGAAATCAGTCCATTCTGGAAGGCAGCCGTGTCCAGCAACAGGCGCAATCTCCACTCCAATATGGCAGACTTCCAATTTCATCTTTGATGACTTAGGGAAGCCTAAAGAACATGATTACACCAGGACAAGTAATCCAACAAGAAAAGCTCTGGAAGATGCACTTGCAGCACTGGAAGGAGGCAATGCAGGATTTGCATTTGCAAGCGGGATGGCTGCAATTACAACTGCCATACACTTCCTGAAAGCAGGAGATCATGTAATAGTTTGTGATGATTGTTATGGTGGGACTTATAGGCTCTTTTCAGAAATAATGACCAAATTTGGGCTCGAATTTACATTTTTAAGGCTTGATAATGAAGAAAAAATTCTAGATGCAGTTAAACCTAATACTAAACTGATATGGACTGAAACTCCATCAAACCCATTACTCAATATTACTGATCTTGAAATGATTTCAAAAATTGCAAAAGAACATGATATACTTACACTTACAGATAACACCTTTTCAAGTCCTTATTTCCTAAGGCCTATTGAGTTTGGAATCGATCTTGTACTGCACTCCACGACAAAATACGTAAACGGGCACTGTGATGTAATTGGAGGCGCAATAGTTACTACAACAGATAAACTGGCAGAAGATGTCCATTTCCAGCTAAATGGGCTTGGAACAGGTGAAGCACCTTTTGATGCATGGCTTGTTCTAAGAGGGTTGAAAACACTGCCCCTTAGAATGGAAAAACATGCCTCAAATGCCATAGCAGTTGCTGAATATTTGCAGGACCATCCAAAAGTTAGCAAAGTCTTTTATCCAGGACTTCCCTCCCATAAAGGACATGAAATTGCTAAAAGACAGATGAAAGGATTCGGAGGAGTTGTATCATTTAAAACTAATTCTAACATAGGGACCTTTTTAAGAGGCCTTAACCTGTTTGCACTTGCTGAATCACTTGGTGGGGCAGATTCGCTTGTTGAACATGCCGCTTCAATGAGCCACGCTTCAATGGGCGAAGAAGGGCGTAAAAATGCAGGAATTACAGATGACCTAATCAGATTGTCTATTGGACTTGAAGATACAGATGATTTAATTGAAGATCTAGATAAAGCACTTTCAAGAGCTTAA
- the thiI gene encoding tRNA uracil 4-sulfurtransferase ThiI has product MDYDLIIVRYGEIGVKSPKVRRRFENKLISNIKRKLKCEIDINQGRVFLYPENFNEACEVLSKTMGVVSFSPAVSTETDFNIIEETVNEYVENLISEGSFSKENSFAIRCRRVGTHEFSSHEMAGFCGSVVVKATGAPVNLSNPDFELFVEVRDNKTYIYHEKIQGIGGLPIGTQGKVIALLSGGIDSPVAAFLMMKRGVEVIALHFNNYPYTGKSNEKVLKIVDKLNEYSPTPIKFYAAGYGEYLKKCIEDAPIRLTCVLCKSGMYRIAEEIAEKEGALAIVDGSSLGQVASQTLPNILATRYPTSMPVLSPLIGMDKIEIEEIGKKIGTLDISILPAPECTAVPQYPETNAKLDKVIEVLEEIDFDAEVKKIVSSLEDGES; this is encoded by the coding sequence ATGGATTATGATCTTATAATTGTAAGATATGGGGAAATTGGTGTTAAAAGCCCTAAAGTAAGGCGCAGGTTTGAAAACAAGCTCATATCTAATATAAAACGTAAATTAAAATGTGAAATAGATATAAACCAGGGCAGGGTATTTCTATATCCTGAAAATTTTAATGAAGCATGCGAAGTATTGAGTAAAACAATGGGTGTAGTATCATTCAGCCCGGCAGTATCTACAGAGACTGATTTTAACATTATTGAAGAAACCGTCAACGAATATGTGGAAAATTTAATATCTGAAGGTTCATTTTCAAAAGAAAACTCATTTGCAATAAGATGCAGAAGAGTAGGAACACATGAATTTTCAAGCCATGAAATGGCAGGGTTCTGCGGTTCAGTGGTGGTTAAAGCTACAGGTGCACCTGTCAATTTAAGTAACCCTGACTTCGAGCTTTTTGTGGAAGTTAGAGATAACAAAACTTATATTTACCATGAAAAGATTCAAGGAATAGGCGGTCTTCCTATTGGAACCCAGGGTAAAGTTATTGCACTTTTATCAGGAGGTATTGATTCTCCAGTTGCAGCATTTTTAATGATGAAAAGGGGTGTTGAAGTTATAGCGCTCCATTTCAACAACTACCCCTACACTGGAAAATCCAATGAAAAAGTGCTTAAAATTGTTGACAAGCTCAATGAATACTCACCAACACCCATTAAATTTTACGCAGCAGGATACGGAGAATACCTCAAAAAATGCATTGAAGACGCGCCCATTCGTTTAACATGCGTCCTGTGTAAAAGCGGTATGTACAGAATCGCTGAAGAAATCGCTGAAAAAGAAGGTGCCCTTGCAATCGTTGATGGAAGCAGTTTAGGGCAGGTTGCATCACAGACCCTGCCAAACATACTTGCAACAAGGTATCCAACTAGCATGCCTGTTTTAAGCCCTTTAATCGGGATGGATAAAATCGAAATTGAAGAGATAGGTAAAAAAATAGGCACCCTTGATATTTCTATACTTCCAGCACCAGAATGTACAGCAGTTCCACAGTACCCTGAAACAAATGCAAAACTGGATAAAGTTATAGAAGTACTTGAGGAAATTGATTTTGACGCGGAAGTTAAAAAGATTGTTTCTTCACTTGAAGATGGGGAATCTTAA
- a CDS encoding sulfide-dependent adenosine diphosphate thiazole synthase yields the protein MEIFAKISEKDVTKAIVEGFAEEFIEYIESDVIIVGAGPSGLVAAKKLAENGVKTLIIESNNYLGGGFWIGGYLMNKLTVRAPGQKIFDEIGVPYKEVKEGLFVADGPHACSKLIASAMDAGAKVINMTKFDDVVVREGRVSGTVINWTPVSALPRAITCVDPVAIESKIVIDATGHDAVVVKSLEERGLVDIAGFEGMWVEKSEDAIIEHTKEVYPGLYVTGMSVATTFGQPRMGPTFGGMLLSGEKVAELIIKNLKGNKNTKTSETAAISK from the coding sequence ATGGAAATATTTGCAAAAATATCTGAAAAAGATGTAACAAAGGCAATTGTAGAAGGATTTGCCGAAGAATTTATAGAATATATTGAAAGTGACGTAATTATCGTTGGTGCAGGCCCAAGTGGACTTGTAGCTGCTAAAAAACTCGCAGAAAACGGCGTTAAAACACTTATAATCGAAAGCAACAATTATCTCGGAGGAGGTTTCTGGATAGGTGGTTACCTCATGAACAAGCTAACAGTAAGAGCACCTGGTCAAAAAATCTTTGACGAAATAGGAGTGCCCTACAAAGAGGTAAAAGAAGGATTGTTCGTTGCAGACGGGCCACATGCATGTTCAAAATTAATAGCAAGTGCAATGGATGCCGGAGCCAAAGTAATCAACATGACCAAGTTTGATGATGTTGTTGTTCGTGAAGGACGTGTCAGCGGTACCGTTATAAACTGGACACCAGTTTCTGCACTTCCAAGGGCAATAACCTGTGTTGACCCTGTCGCAATTGAATCCAAAATTGTAATAGATGCAACTGGACACGATGCAGTAGTTGTAAAATCATTAGAAGAGCGTGGACTTGTAGATATAGCCGGATTCGAGGGAATGTGGGTGGAAAAATCAGAAGATGCAATCATCGAACACACAAAAGAAGTTTATCCCGGACTGTATGTAACTGGTATGTCTGTTGCAACCACATTTGGCCAACCAAGAATGGGCCCTACATTCGGAGGAATGCTTCTATCAGGTGAAAAAGTTGCTGAATTGATTATAAAAAATCTAAAAGGTAATAAAAACACCAAAACAAGTGAAACAGCGGCTATCAGCAAATAA
- a CDS encoding MOSC domain-containing protein, whose amino-acid sequence MAAKIIAVCTSEKKETKKINVGDACLKENYGIAGDAHSSQYTHRQISLLAVESISKMRDMGLNVNPGDFAENLTTEGIDLVSLPVGANISIGEKVVLEITQIGKECHTRCAIYYQAGDCIMPKEGIFARVLTGGRVKIMDKIEII is encoded by the coding sequence ATGGCAGCTAAAATCATAGCAGTTTGCACAAGTGAAAAGAAAGAGACGAAAAAAATAAATGTTGGAGATGCATGTCTTAAGGAGAACTACGGTATTGCTGGTGATGCTCACAGCAGCCAATATACACACAGGCAGATCAGCTTACTTGCAGTTGAAAGTATCAGTAAAATGAGAGACATGGGGTTGAATGTGAATCCTGGAGATTTTGCTGAAAACTTAACTACTGAAGGAATTGATCTTGTGTCCTTACCAGTAGGTGCAAACATATCTATAGGGGAAAAAGTAGTTCTTGAAATAACTCAAATCGGTAAGGAATGCCATACCCGCTGCGCCATTTATTATCAAGCTGGCGACTGCATAATGCCAAAAGAAGGTATTTTTGCAAGGGTATTAACTGGTGGAAGGGTCAAAATAATGGATAAAATAGAAATAATTTGA
- the nifU gene encoding Fe-S cluster assembly scaffold protein NifU yields the protein MYSDKVMDHFQNPRNVGEIEDADGVGTVGNPTCGDLMTIYIKVKDNVIEDVKFKTFGCGAAIATSSMITEMAVGKTIEEALAITRNDVADELEGLPPVKMHCSNLAADALHAAIDNYKEKMGEKKPEDRCKDICSCGK from the coding sequence ATGTATAGTGATAAGGTAATGGACCATTTTCAAAATCCAAGAAATGTTGGTGAAATAGAAGATGCAGATGGTGTTGGAACCGTAGGAAACCCTACTTGCGGAGATTTAATGACTATTTATATTAAAGTCAAAGACAATGTCATTGAAGATGTTAAATTCAAAACATTTGGGTGTGGGGCAGCTATTGCAACAAGCAGTATGATAACTGAAATGGCAGTAGGAAAAACAATCGAAGAAGCCCTGGCAATTACAAGAAATGATGTTGCAGATGAACTTGAAGGCCTTCCACCAGTTAAAATGCACTGTTCAAATCTTGCTGCAGATGCATTACACGCTGCAATCGATAATTACAAGGAAAAGATGGGAGAAAAGAAACCTGAAGATAGATGTAAGGATATTTGCTCCTGCGGCAAATAG
- the nifS gene encoding cysteine desulfurase NifS, producing the protein MYMDHSATSPVDPEVFEAMKPYFVDNFGNASTLYSLGRDARKAMEAAREQVASLIGAKPEEVIFTSGGTESDNIAIKGTVYRLKNKGNHIITSAIEHPAVRETCKYLEKNGFEVTYLPVYEEGIVRVSDLEDAITDKTILITIMHANNEIGTIQPIAEIGKIARENKIYFHTDAVQTIGKIPVNVEEMNVDMLSLSAHKVYGPKGIGALYVKKGVRLEPIIHGGGHEKGLRPGTENVSGIVGLGKACELAEKNLLEDAKYITNLRDKLIDGILNSIEQSYLDGHRTKRLPNNVNLRFTGIEGESLVLHLDSKGVAASTGSACSSKSLEPSHVLIALGLEHVEAHGSLRLTLGKENTEEEVDYVITAVKEVVETLRKLSPLWCAIPGAERRE; encoded by the coding sequence ATTTATATGGATCATTCAGCTACATCACCAGTTGATCCAGAAGTATTTGAGGCAATGAAGCCCTATTTTGTTGATAATTTTGGAAATGCATCTACGCTATACTCGCTGGGTAGGGACGCAAGAAAAGCTATGGAAGCTGCAAGGGAACAGGTTGCTTCTTTAATAGGAGCAAAGCCTGAAGAAGTTATTTTTACAAGCGGAGGTACTGAATCAGATAATATCGCAATTAAAGGTACTGTATACCGCCTGAAAAATAAGGGAAATCACATAATTACAAGTGCTATAGAACACCCTGCAGTAAGGGAAACATGCAAATATTTGGAAAAAAATGGCTTTGAAGTTACATATCTCCCTGTTTACGAAGAAGGTATTGTTCGAGTATCTGATCTGGAAGATGCAATAACTGACAAAACCATTCTTATTACAATCATGCACGCCAACAATGAAATTGGAACCATCCAGCCAATAGCAGAAATTGGTAAAATAGCAAGGGAAAATAAAATTTATTTTCACACGGATGCTGTACAGACTATTGGTAAAATTCCAGTGAACGTGGAAGAGATGAATGTCGACATGCTGTCGCTTTCAGCGCATAAAGTTTACGGCCCAAAGGGAATTGGAGCATTATATGTTAAAAAAGGAGTTAGATTAGAACCTATAATTCATGGGGGAGGACATGAAAAAGGATTAAGGCCAGGGACAGAAAACGTTTCAGGAATCGTTGGGCTTGGTAAAGCGTGCGAACTTGCAGAAAAAAACCTGCTGGAAGATGCGAAATATATAACAAATTTAAGGGACAAATTAATAGATGGAATACTGAATTCAATAGAACAATCTTACCTGGATGGACACAGAACAAAAAGGCTTCCAAACAACGTAAATTTAAGATTTACAGGTATTGAAGGTGAATCATTGGTATTGCACCTTGATTCAAAAGGAGTAGCTGCTTCAACTGGTTCTGCATGTTCTTCAAAGAGTCTAGAACCATCGCATGTTTTAATAGCACTTGGTTTAGAACATGTTGAAGCACATGGATCTCTACGTTTAACACTTGGAAAAGAAAATACAGAAGAAGAAGTAGATTATGTTATAACTGCAGTTAAAGAAGTAGTTGAGACCCTTAGAAAACTTTCTCCTCTTTGGTGTGCGATACCTGGGGCAGAAAGGAGAGAATAA
- the metX gene encoding homoserine O-acetyltransferase MetX — protein sequence MKKESVGLVETQYFTFPDDLILEGGSRLKEVTVAYETYGKLNKEKSNAVLICHALSGDAHAAGWHEGDKKPGWWDIIIGPGKCLDTEKYFIICSNVIGGCKGSTGPSSINPETGKHYGLEFPIITLSDMVKAQKKLIDHLGINQLFAVVGGSMGGMQVLQWCISYPDMIKLAIPIATAARSAPQQIAFNEVGRQAIVSDPNWNDGSYYSGEVPKEGLSLARMIGHITYLSYESMYQKFGRRLQDKEKYGFDFSMDFQVESYLHYQGNSFVKRFDANTYLYVTKAMDYFDLTANGSLAEGFKDVKAKFLVISVDSDWLYPPEQSKEIVMALTANDIDVNYHEIKSPYGHDAFLLEAGQLNYIINGFLSEILVGDVMTPMTAKISEEASIDEAAKLMLDEKVTHLPVIADDNRLIGIVTAWDISKAVALKCSKLDEIMTKNVITACPEEYIELAAEKMKKYNISSLPVVDGGKRVIGIITTDHISTLMARD from the coding sequence ATGAAAAAAGAATCAGTTGGGCTTGTTGAAACACAGTATTTCACTTTTCCAGATGATTTAATTCTGGAAGGTGGAAGCAGGCTTAAAGAAGTTACGGTAGCATACGAAACCTATGGTAAATTGAACAAAGAGAAGAGTAATGCTGTCCTTATTTGCCATGCACTTTCCGGAGATGCCCATGCTGCAGGGTGGCATGAAGGAGATAAGAAGCCGGGCTGGTGGGATATCATAATAGGGCCTGGAAAATGTTTGGATACGGAAAAATACTTTATTATCTGTTCTAATGTCATTGGAGGTTGTAAAGGTTCAACCGGTCCTTCATCTATTAATCCTGAAACTGGAAAGCATTATGGGCTTGAATTTCCAATTATTACCCTTTCAGACATGGTAAAAGCCCAGAAAAAATTGATAGATCATCTTGGAATCAATCAACTTTTTGCAGTTGTAGGTGGATCAATGGGGGGGATGCAGGTACTGCAGTGGTGTATTTCTTATCCTGACATGATTAAACTGGCTATTCCTATAGCTACGGCAGCCCGTTCTGCCCCACAGCAAATTGCTTTTAATGAGGTAGGCAGGCAGGCTATAGTATCCGATCCAAATTGGAATGACGGCTCTTATTATTCTGGAGAAGTACCAAAAGAAGGTTTAAGTCTTGCAAGGATGATAGGACACATTACATATCTCAGTTATGAATCAATGTATCAGAAGTTTGGTAGAAGACTTCAGGATAAGGAAAAATATGGATTCGATTTTTCAATGGATTTTCAGGTAGAAAGCTATCTCCATTATCAGGGTAACTCATTTGTTAAAAGATTTGATGCAAACACCTATCTTTACGTAACAAAGGCCATGGATTATTTTGATTTAACTGCAAATGGGTCGTTGGCTGAAGGGTTTAAGGATGTAAAAGCTAAATTCCTGGTTATTTCAGTAGATTCTGATTGGCTTTACCCGCCGGAACAATCAAAAGAAATAGTAATGGCTCTAACTGCAAATGACATAGATGTAAACTATCATGAGATTAAATCCCCATATGGGCATGATGCTTTCCTTTTAGAGGCAGGTCAGTTAAACTATATAATAAATGGTTTCCTTTCTGAAATTCTTGTTGGAGATGTTATGACTCCTATGACTGCTAAGATAAGCGAAGAAGCAAGTATAGATGAAGCAGCTAAATTGATGCTTGATGAAAAGGTTACACACCTGCCAGTTATAGCAGATGATAACAGGTTAATAGGTATAGTAACGGCATGGGATATATCTAAGGCAGTTGCTTTAAAATGCAGTAAATTAGATGAAATAATGACAAAAAATGTCATAACGGCTTGTCCCGAAGAATACATAGAACTTGCAGCTGAGAAAATGAAAAAATATAATATATCTTCTCTTCCAGTAGTTGATGGGGGTAAAAGGGTCATTGGAATTATAACAACTGATCATATCAGTACGTTGATGGCCCGGGACTGA